A window of the Calditrichia bacterium genome harbors these coding sequences:
- the odhB gene encoding 2-oxoglutarate dehydrogenase complex dihydrolipoyllysine-residue succinyltransferase: protein MKQDVKVPAVGESISEVTIAQWLKKDGDIVEADDLICEIESDKASFEIPAESGGVLKILAGEGDTIEIGAKIAEIDTDGAAGNNKPAPESKETAESKPAQSSEQSSQKPESELASTESFTVVVPTVGESISEVTIAQWLKPDGAQIEVDDLICEIESDKASFEIPAEASGTLKHLVNEGDTVEIGAAIAEIGGSGSKSSDARPAQKAPESTAESSNGATGDDRKVKISPVAANMLNEAGISPQTVTGSGPGGKITKEDAKKALDKPQQPAAQPEAKPQPSAAKSTESVEKSGDSGDRGERRERMSTLRRTISKRLVASKNETAMLTTFNEADMSAIMDIRKKYKEVFKEKHEIGLGFMSFFSKAVCLALRDWPSVNAMIDGDHIIYHDFVDISIAVSTPRGLVVPVIRNAESMSLADIEREVVKLATRARDNKLTIEEMTGGTFTITNGGVFGSLMSTPIINIPQSAILGMHKIQERPMVIDGQIVARPMMYLALSYDHRIIDGRESVSFLVRVKELLEDPARMLLEI, encoded by the coding sequence ATGAAACAAGATGTGAAAGTGCCGGCAGTGGGCGAATCGATCAGCGAAGTTACCATTGCCCAGTGGTTGAAAAAAGATGGCGATATCGTGGAAGCGGATGATCTCATTTGCGAGATCGAATCCGACAAAGCATCTTTTGAGATACCTGCAGAATCCGGCGGCGTTTTGAAAATTCTCGCCGGCGAAGGCGACACCATCGAAATCGGGGCGAAAATTGCTGAAATCGATACGGACGGCGCGGCGGGAAACAACAAACCTGCACCCGAATCGAAAGAAACGGCTGAATCCAAACCGGCGCAATCGAGTGAACAATCATCGCAAAAACCCGAATCCGAATTGGCATCAACCGAATCTTTTACAGTTGTTGTTCCGACAGTTGGTGAATCGATCAGCGAAGTCACCATTGCTCAATGGTTAAAACCGGACGGTGCCCAAATTGAAGTGGACGATTTGATTTGCGAAATTGAATCCGACAAAGCCTCATTCGAAATTCCGGCTGAAGCTTCGGGCACACTGAAACATCTGGTGAACGAAGGTGATACAGTGGAAATCGGTGCGGCGATCGCAGAAATCGGCGGTTCCGGCAGCAAATCATCCGATGCGAGACCGGCTCAAAAAGCGCCGGAATCCACAGCCGAATCCAGCAACGGTGCAACCGGCGACGACCGGAAAGTGAAAATTTCGCCGGTTGCAGCAAATATGCTCAACGAAGCGGGCATCTCTCCGCAAACCGTTACCGGCAGCGGTCCCGGTGGAAAAATCACCAAAGAAGATGCCAAAAAAGCACTCGACAAACCGCAACAACCGGCGGCTCAACCGGAAGCGAAACCGCAACCTTCGGCAGCGAAATCGACAGAATCCGTTGAAAAATCAGGTGATTCCGGTGATCGCGGCGAACGGCGCGAACGCATGTCCACGTTGCGGCGAACGATTTCCAAACGGTTGGTTGCATCCAAAAATGAAACCGCTATGTTGACCACTTTCAACGAAGCAGATATGTCTGCAATTATGGACATTCGCAAAAAATACAAAGAAGTATTTAAGGAAAAGCATGAAATCGGGCTCGGTTTTATGTCCTTTTTCAGCAAAGCTGTGTGCCTGGCGTTGCGGGATTGGCCGTCTGTAAATGCGATGATCGATGGCGACCACATTATTTATCACGATTTTGTGGATATCTCGATCGCCGTTTCCACGCCGCGCGGGCTGGTTGTGCCGGTAATCCGCAACGCGGAAAGCATGAGCCTCGCGGATATCGAACGAGAAGTTGTCAAATTGGCAACCCGCGCCCGTGACAACAAACTGACCATTGAAGAAATGACCGGCGGAACATTTACCATCACCAACGGCGGTGTTTTCGGGTCGTTGATGTCAACACCGATCATCAATATTCCGCAATCGGCTATTTTGGGAATGCATAAAATTCAGGAACGCCCGATGGTGATCGACGGGCAAATTGTCGCACGCCCGATGATGTATCTGGCGCTTTCTTACGATCACAGAATTATTGACGGTCGCGAATCGGTGAGCTTTTTGGTGCGCGTGAAAGAGTTGCTGGAAGATCCAGCGCGAATGTTGCTCGAAATCTAA